In Lutra lutra chromosome 5, mLutLut1.2, whole genome shotgun sequence, a single genomic region encodes these proteins:
- the LOC125101259 gene encoding LOW QUALITY PROTEIN: putative olfactory receptor 2W6 (The sequence of the model RefSeq protein was modified relative to this genomic sequence to represent the inferred CDS: substituted 1 base at 1 genomic stop codon), whose amino-acid sequence MERSNTSSGGDFILVGFSDCPKLETILFFINTVFYLLAVAGNSTIIFLSLVGPXLHLPMYFFLCNLSLLDLCYTTSSIPQMLVNLWGPRKTITYVSCVVQLFAFLSVGGTECILFSVMAYDRFVAVCKPLHYMAIMHPQLCLQLAAFAWLSGITNSVLMSPPLTMSLGRCGQRYINHFMCEMPAIIRISCVDTSRIEGLAFFLAIPIVLVPLTMILVSYSYIAAAVARIRSAAGRRKAFNTCSSHIAVVSLFYSSIIYMYMQPGNVASQDQGKFLTLFYCLATPTLNPFIYTLRNKDVQGAVHKVLGKDSGALGTGVH is encoded by the coding sequence ATGGAAAGAAGTAACACGAGCTCTGGAGGAGACTTCATTCTGGTGGGGTTCTCTGACTGCCCAAAGTTGGAGACGATTCTGTTTTTCATTAACACAGTTTTTTACCTTCTGGCTGTGGCGGGGAACTCGACCATCATCTTTCTCTCCCTGGTGGGCCCTTGACTGCACTTGCCtatgtacttcttcctctgcaATCTGTCCCTCCTGGACCTCTGCTACACGACTAGCAGCATACCTCAGATGCTGGTCAACCTCTGGGGGCCACGCAAGACCATCACTTATGTAAGTTGTGTTGTCCAACTCTTTGCTTTCCTGTCTGTGGGGGGCACTGAGTGCATTCTCTTTTCAgtcatggcctatgaccgctttGTGGCTGTTTGCAAGCCACTCCACTACATGGCCATCATGCACCCACAGTTGTGCCTGCAACTGGCAGCCTttgcctggctcagtgggatcACCAACTCCGTGCTCATGTCCCCCCCACTGACCATGTCCCTGGGGCGCTGTGGCCAGCGCTACATCAACCACTTCATGTGTGAGATGCCAGCCATCATCCGCATTTCCTGCGTGGACACCAGCCGCATTGAAGGCTTAGCTTTCTTCCTGGCCATCCCCATCGTGCTGGTGCCTCTCACCATGATCCTCGTGTCCTACAGCTACATTGCAGCTGCGGTTGCACGCATCCGGTCTGCAGCGGGGAGGCGCAAGGCTTTCAACACCTGCTCTTCGCACATAGCGGTAGTGTCCCTCTTTTACAGCAGCATAATCTACATGTACATGCAGCCTGGGAATGTGGCCAGCCAGGACCAGGGCAAGTTCCTCACACTCTTCTATTGTCTAGCGACCCCCACTCTGAATCCTTTCATCTACACGCTGAGAAACAAAGACGTGCAGGGGGCCGTGCACAAGGTTCTCGGGAAGGACAGTGGTGCATTGGGAACGGGAGTGCACTGA